A segment of the Candida albicans SC5314 chromosome 2, complete sequence genome:
AAGTCCTGGGCTTGATGCGCAGTAAATAcaaatattgattgatacggatgaaaagaattgaaatgaTTGAAAGTGGTGCCAGGTATGAGTAATCAAATCACCGCTATCACAATTTTAATACTAGCGATTGATAAGCTCGGCAAACGATATGGTGATTTTCCGTAGAGAATATCTTGTGTATAAATCACACTGTCACGATATGTAGACAACACCAGAATAACTAATAACTACAAACTTGAAATTAGGTCACCTCCTATTTGTAGTTCTTTGTCTACCTTGGTTTTGTTTAGTACGTTATAACTACACACAATGGCTGGGGTAGTTATTTCGGATttaaaacagaaaaaatcattttgttttgtgCATTTCTTCGGCAGacccattttttttttctgtatTTCACTTTATTGAATCACAAGCAATCATGACTATTTTTTTAACCCttaattcttttgattttattggtTGTGCTTCTGGTTGAgtataatttttattattgtacAATCTTGTCCATCTGGTCTGATTTATTCCAATCATTCTTTACAAGCATAATGTCAGGGTTTTTTGTCTCAAGAGTAGAAAGTCATTTCTCAAAAAATCctatcaaatttaaaccACGTTCAAACTCATCTCATGAAGCTAATAACAACACAActtcaaatttgattaacaaattcaaaccAAAGAAAACTTCCAAGGGCACGGATAATGAATTACCCAACTCTATACCTGAAATGATTCAAACTGCTATCCCTGAGTTCAGCCCCAAATATTCCTTTTTTGTGAACCCATTACTTTCTTCTGGTCATACACAAACAGCATATACCGCTTTAAACAAGTTTGAGAATCAACACGAGGTTCACTATAAAAGAGAAATCataacaattgaaaataaaccTTACACTTTACCCAATGGAGATCAATTGTATTACGACCAGTGGAAAGGTGAGAGTACCATTGCTTTAGATTATGCTGTAAACCTGTCACTTGGTCCAGATTTGAACCACGAGCAGTACAAGCCTGAATCTCAAACAAGACCACTTCCACCTCGTACTGAATTCAAGAACCCTAACGAAGATTTGATCAGTGATGACGAGAAGCctttattgattattttgcATGGGTTGTCGGGAGGATCATATGAAGCGTATTTGCGAGCAGTTATTgacaaaattattgaacCACCATTTGAATTCGATGCCATGGTGATTAATTCACGTGGCTGTGCCAACCACACCATTACGTCTCCTCAATTGTATAACGGCTTGTGGACGAATGATGTGAGATATGTGATCAATGAGATTGTCTCAAAAAGGTGGCCCCAAAAAAGAGTTTTCTTGATGGGTTTTTCATTGGGAGCTGCTATACTTGCAAATTATTTAGGGCAAGAAGGAGCACATGCAAGCCCACAAATCAAAGGGTCAGTAGCAATTGGATGTCCCTGGGACTTTGTGGATGGAAGTTTCCAATTGCGTGAATCTGTGATTGGTCATTACATTTACTCCCCCACCATGGCtaacaatttattgaaattgttgaatagTCATCATATTTTATTGGCTAATGATTTGGTCAAACAATATAAAGAAGACCCCACTCGAAACGAAATTAAATTCTTAAAGCAATTCGACAACGAGTTTACTGCAAAAATGTTTGGGTTAAATTCAGCAGATGAATACTACAGAAAGGCTAGTCCCATTCAAAGATTATTAAATGTGAGAGTGCCCATGGTCATTTTGAGTTCTTTGGATGATCCAGTTGTTGGGTCTAGGTCTTTGCCATATTCAGAAGTGAATTTGAATCCATATGTCAGCTTAATTACAACCAGTGTGGGTGGCCACTTGGGTTGGTTTGCTATCAATGGTGATAGATGGTACGTCGAGCCTGTTTGTAAATTATTGACGGTGTTAAATCAATATGACGCAGACAAGGAAAGTATAGTTGAGTTGCCAGTTGATATTTCAGAAACAAGTTGGAAGTATGATAGATTAGTCAATGGTATGTTGGTTGATCAGTAGTCGAGTTACTGTTAGAGAGGTGTACTTTTATTCGTACATCGTATTTAGTTGATATATTAgaaattattcattttattaatCACATGTATAGGAACTGTTCGTGTAGAGAATATGCATGTATATGTgtggtttctttttctcccTTCAtagaaaacaataataataatatggCAGGCGATGCtgtcaattttaaaaatgttGCAACCTCACCACTAccagatttttttttgtccaaatttttttttaatcttCTTCAACGTGTGCTCCGATTACAGGAGGGTTCATTTTTTtcagattttttttttttttttcattcatatTCCATTTTTTAGCAAAGCCAGAAAGAAACAATATAATGACAAAAAGTCCTTGTCCAAGATTAATTTTTGTCCGTCATGGTCAAACTGAATGGTCCAAGAGTGGTCAATATACTTCAAGAACCGATCTCGACTTGACTCCATTTGGTGTCAAACAAATGAGAAATACAGGTAAAGGTCTTATTGGTCCTGGTAATTTACAAATGATCAAACCAGAAAATTTAACTCATATTTTTGTATCTCCAAGGAAGAGAGCACAACGTACCTCACAATTGCTATTAGAAGAAGTTGATCCAGAAATTAAGGATAAAATTCCAATTGAAATAGATGAAGATGTGAGAGAATGGGAGTATGGTGAATACGAAGGTTTAAAAACAAACGAAATTATCGAATTGAGAAAGCAAAAAGGATTAGATAAGGATCTGGAGTGGACTATTTGGGGTAAAGGGTGTGAAGGAGGTGAACAACATTATGAAGTTGCAGCAAGATTGGATCGTTTTATTGAGAAGATCCAAAAAATTCACCGTGAAGCTCTTGCTAAAGGAGTGGCATCTGatataattgttgttgcacATGGTCATATATTAAGATGTCTTGTTGCAAGATGGGTTAAACGTGAGTTAAGCACCAATCCCCAATTAATTTTGGATGctggtggtgttggtgtTTTGAGCTACCAACATCACAATGTCGACGAACCAGCAATTTATTTAGCTGGTGCATTTACTGTCCctgttgaagaagaaggtgCAGATATTTAAGATTAAGATAGGTAAACACTATcagatttttatttttttacatatattattataaatcaaGTCATACTCTCTAATATTAtaactcttttttttttccgtttCTTCTCTCTatcaattctttgtttGTAAATCCGCATTTTGAAGAGCCAATAAAATACTATCCCAAAACTTTTTGTTATCTATCGCTTCACCAATATAAACTCCTTTGTCAGTATTCCCTCCTTCAACAATCACCGATTCACCCATTCTAACACCTTCagtaataatatcaatattctTCTGCGCACAGGTATATCCATATTGttcaaatgaattgaaaaatggaaGCAAGCTATAGACAGCCAATGGATCGTGTATTGGTGGGCCTTCCAAAAATCCATTTGCAGCATACACTTTGTAATAGAATGTCAAAATACGAAAGAAAACATTTCTTATTGGAGAACTTCGTTTCTCGTTATTGTCGTCATACATATGTTTTCTAATTTCCGAAGTGGCAATGACTTTATGGGTAAAATTCAATGGGGATACAATAACCTTGTTACTTAATTCCTGAATTACTAATTTGGCTGCATGTGGATCAGTatgaaaattgaattcagCATAGGGAGTAATATTGCCAAACCCAAAGCTTCCGCCCATTATGGAGACCCATTTAATCTGTGATGTGACATCTGGGTATTTTGTAATTAGTTTGGCGACATTTGTTAATGTACCTGTGCATACAAGATTGATATTTTCGGAATTCAAGTCtattgtttgtttcatAGCTTCAATACAATCCATGTCTTGActaatttcattgattgaattttcAGAAAATTCTATATCGGCTAATCCATTCTTTCCATGTACTT
Coding sequences within it:
- a CDS encoding putative carboxylic ester hydrolase (Ortholog(s) have role in medium-chain fatty acid biosynthetic process), with the translated sequence MSGFFVSRVESHFSKNPIKFKPRSNSSHEANNNTTSNLINKFKPKKTSKGTDNELPNSIPEMIQTAIPEFSPKYSFFVNPLLSSGHTQTAYTALNKFENQHEVHYKREIITIENKPYTLPNGDQLYYDQWKGESTIALDYAVNSSLGPDLNHEQYKPESQTRPLPPRTEFKNPNEDLISDDEKPLLIILHGLSGGSYEAYLRAVIDKIIEPPFEFDAMVINSRGCANHTITSPQLYNGLWTNDVRYVINEIVSKRWPQKRVFLMGFSLGAAILANYLGQEGAHASPQIKGSVAIGCPWDFVDGSFQLRESVIGHYIYSPTMANNLLKLLNSHHILLANDLVKQYKEDPTRNEIKFLKQFDNEFTAKMFGLNSADEYYRKASPIQRLLNVRVPMVILSSLDDPVVGSRSLPYSEVNLNPYVSLITTSVGGHLGWFAINGDRWYVEPVCKLLTVLNQYDADKESIVELPVDISETSWKYDRLVNGMLVDQ
- a CDS encoding sedoheptulose-bisphosphatase (Putative phosphoglycerate mutase family protein; stationary phase enriched protein; early-stage flow model biofilm induced; Spider biofilm repressed), whose translation is MTKSPCPRLIFVRHGQTEWSKSGQYTSRTDLDLTPFGVKQMRNTGKGLIGPGNLQMIKPENLTHIFVSPRKRAQRTSQLLLEEVDPEIKDKIPIEIDEDVREWEYGEYEGLKTNEIIELRKQKGLDKDSEWTIWGKGCEGGEQHYEVAARLDRFIEKIQKIHREALAKGVASDIIVVAHGHILRCLVARWVKRELSTNPQLILDAGGVGVLSYQHHNVDEPAIYLAGAFTVPVEEEGADI
- a CDS encoding trifunctional uridine nucleosidase/nicotinamide riboside hydrolase/nicotinic acid riboside hydrolase (Putative nicotinamide riboside hydrolase; cleaves N-glycosidic bonds in nucleosides; pyrimidine salvage and nicotinamide riboside salvage pathways; Spider biofilm induced), with product MTKSPIPIWLDCDPGNDDAFAILLSLFDSRFQLLGISTVHGNAPISMTTHNTLGLLDLLRVYNKVKVYKGAEFPLKVPSKFALEVHGKNGLADIEFSENSINEISQDMDCIEAMKQTIDLNSENINLVCTGTLTNVAKLITKYPDVTSQIKWVSIMGGSFGFGNITPYAEFNFHTDPHAAKLVIQELSNKVIVSPLNFTHKVIATSEIRKHMYDDNNEKRSSPIRNVFFRILTFYYKVYAANGFLEGPPIHDPLAVYSLLPFFNSFEQYGYTCAQKNIDIITEGVRMGESVIVEGGNTDKGVYIGEAIDNKKFWDSILLALQNADLQTKN